The DNA sequence CCCGACGCGGAGCGGATGCCCAACTGGTTGCCAGTGTGCCGCAGCGAATTCGGACTCACCATGCGCATCTACTTGCCGCACGACAGCGTGACGACGCACGAGTGGACCCCGCCGCAGGTGCGCCGGATCGACGCATCACGGTGACTACGGCCGGCCGTCCAGGCGCCCCCTTCGAAGCTCCAGAACACCGGAAGGGTTCGGCATGGCACACCCCTCACTGACCCGCGCGGGGTCGCTTCTCCTCGCGCTCGTCACCGCCGCGACATTGGCTGGTTGCGCGGGTGCCGACGCATCCGACTCCTCCGCTCCATCAGTGACGAACGGTTTCATCGGCGCACAACCTGACGACGGCGATCCGACTCCAGGCGGGACACTCTCGTATGCCACGCTGACTGGCATCACGAGCCTGGATCCCACCGATCGACAGGACAGCGGGTCGACAGGTGGCAGCGAAATGGCCGCCATCTACGACCTGTTGATGCGCTACGACCCAGTCGCGAAGGAATACGAGCCCCAGCTTGCCCGTTCGCTCTCCCCGAACGCGGACGGCTCGGTCTGGACGCTCTCGCTACGGCCCGACGCGATGTTCAGCGACGGCACGCCGGTGGATGCGGATGCGGTGGTCTGGAGCATCCGGCGGTACCTCGACGAGAAGGGCACGCAAGCTCAGGTGTGGCAGGAGTCGGTCGAGAATATGCGTGTCGTGGATGCGACCACCGTGCAGTTCACGCTCAAGCGGCCCTGGCAGCAGTTTCCGTTCATGCTGGCCTCCGGACCCGGGATGATCGTGGCTCCGTCGTCGATGGCCACGGGATCCTTCACCGCGATCGGCGCGGGCCCCTTCACCGTCGAACAGTTCGCACCGCAGAATCGGCTCACCCTCACCGCGAATCCCCGGTACTGGGGCGGACCGCCTGCGCTGGAGAGCGTGCGGTTCCCCGTGATCCAAGGTGAGCAGCCCAAACTGGACGCCCTCCGCAACGGCGATATCGACGTCGCATACCTGCGACGTTCCGACACGATCCAGAACGCCCTCTCCGCCGGCGCCATCGGCTTTCTCAACACCGTCGATATGGGCGCGGTCGGCATGATCAATCAGCGACAGGGCAGGGCGGCGTCGGATCTCCGGGTGCGCAAGGCCATCGTCGCCGCGATCGATCCTGGCCTCTACAACGAGCGCGCGGAGGCCGGTGCGGGAATGCCCGGAAGCGCGATGTTCCAATCCTGGTCGACTTGGCACAGCGATGCACCGGTGAGCGGATACGATCCTGCGGCGGCGAAGAAGTATCTGGATGAGGCCAAGGCCGACGGCTACGACGGCAGACTCACCTACTTCACCACCAACAACGCCCAGACCCAGAAGAACGCCCTAGCTTACAAGTCCATGCTGGAGGCGGTGGGATTCACGGTGGACATCCAGTACGCGCCCACCATCGCGGACTTCATTCGCGGAATCTACGTGGACCACGACTTCGACATCGCGCACTCCGGCATGAGCGTCCAGGAGGAGGCGCCCTTCGTGCGGCTGTACGGAAACTTCCACAGCGACTCGGCGTCGAACGTCCTCGGATACGCAAACTCCGACATGGACGCTTTGTTGGAACGCGTCCAATCGTCAGGGGACGTGGAAGACAAGCGCGCCGCACTCGCCGACGTGCAGAAGCTGGTGAATCAGACGGCACCGTTGGTGACGCTGGGCGCCGGCCAGGTCCTCGTCACCTGGAGCGAAGATGTCCATGGGATCACCCCGAGCGCAGACGGCATCATGCTTTTCGACGACGCGTGGGTGGCTTCCGGCGCCCAAAGCTGACCCGCACCCGCACAGCATCGCTGGAGGACCACCATGACGCGACACCCTGTCCCCGACGGCGTCAACACCACCGTCACCACCACCCGCACCGACCTGGACGAGCTGGCGGCGGCGCTGCAGTCGTGGCTGCGCACCGCCGAGGACGATCAGTCGATCACCGTCGAGGACCTCGAGCGTTCGGAGTCGTCGGGCATGTCGAGCGTGACGGTCCTGTTTACCGCGGTGCGCGGCGGAGATCGTTCCGCGCAGGTGCTGCGGTTGGCGCCCGAACCGTCGGCGCTGCCGGTGTTCCCCGGCTACGACCTGCACCGACAGGCCGCGGTGACGGGCGCGCTCGCCGACGCGGGCCTGGTGCCGGTCCCCCGGGTGCGCCGGGTGGAGGAGTCGCCGGAGCCACTCGGCCGGCCGTTCCTCGTGATGGACCGGGCCGACGGCACCGCCCCGCCCGACAACCCGCCGTACGTGTTCGGCGGCCCGCTCGTCGACGCCACGCCCGCCGAGCGCGACCGGATGCAGCGCGCCTCCGTCGCCCTGCTCGCCGGGGTGCACGCGACGCCGCCGCCGGACGCCCTGCTCGCCGACGGGCCGGCCGGCACCGGCCTGGCACGCCTGGTCGACGACACCGTCGCGTATTACGAGTGGACCGTCGCCAACGGCGGTGTGCGCGTGCCGATCCTGGAGGACGGGCTGCGCCGGCTTCGCGACGAGCGGCCCGCACAGGCCTCACCCGACGTGCTGGCCTGGGGCGACGCGCGCATCGGCAACATCCTCTACCGCGACTTCGAGCCCACTGCGGCACTGGACTGGGAGGGCGCCGCGCTGGCGCCGCCCGAGTACGACGTCGCCTGGTTCGTGTTCTTCCACCGCATGTACCAGGACATGGCCGCGTCGTTCGGCAAGCCCGGCCTTCCCGGGTTCCTGCGCGCCGCCGACGTGCTCGGACAGTACCGCGCCGACTCGGACCGCGCGCTGCACGACATGCCGTACTTCCTCATGCTCTCCGCGGTGCGGATGGGCATCATCTTCGCCCGCATCAAGGCGCGCTCGGTGCACTTCGGCGACACCCCCGCGCCCGCCGACCCCGACGAGTACGTGCTGCACCACCGGATGCTGCGCGCCCTCCTCGACGACCGCTACGAATGGGAGATCTGATGTACCCCGACCCGCTGGACGAATACCCGATCCACCAGGTGCCGCTGTCGATGGCGCGCACCGAGACCTCCGACCGCAACTTCTACGACCGCTACTACTTCAACGCTCACGACCGGACCGGCCGCGTCTACTTCGTCTCCGGATTCGGGGTGTACCCCAACCTGGGCGTGGTCGACGCGTTCGCCACCGCGATCCGCGGCACCGACCAGCGCGCGGTGCGCTTCTCCGACGCTCTCGACACGCGCTACCGGGACCAGGTGGGCGGCTACCGCATCGAGGTGATCGAACCGCTGGAGCGCCTGCGGCTCGTCGGCGAGCATCCCGACCTGTCGTTCGACCTCACCTGGCAGGGCTCGTTCCGGGCGGTGCTCGAGGACCGCCACCTGCTCATGGGCGGGCGCCGGCCCAATCTCGACGCCAGCCGGTTCGCGCAGCTCGGCTCGTGGGAGGGCACGCTGAGCGTGGACGGCGAGGACTTCGCCGTGGACCCGGTCGTGTGGATGGGCAGCCGCGACCGGTCGTGGGGCATCCGCCCGTCCGGCGAGCCCGACCCGCTCGAGCGCACGGCCGAGCTGCGCCCCGACGGGTTCTGGTGGGTGTACTGCCCGCTGCGGTTCGACGACTTCGCCATCGTCCTCATCGCCCAGGAGGACGGCGACGGGTTCCGCTCGCTCAACTACGCGGTGCGCGTCGACAGGGACGGCGCCGTGGAGCAGCTCGGCTGGCCGCGCTTCGAGATCGTCTACAAGCCGGGCACGCGCGAGATGTCCTCCGTGCGGATCCATCTCACCGACCGCCGCGGCGAGCAGACCGTCATCGACCTCGAACCGAAGACGTTCCTCACCCTGCAGATCGGCGCCGGCTACGGCAGTGACCCCGAGTGGAGCCACGGCCGGTGGATGGGCCGCGACTGGTCGCTGTCCTCCCGATACGACACGGCCGCACCGGAGTTCGACCAGCGCAAGACCAACGGAGTCGTCGAGTATGTGGTGCACGCGCGCTGCGGCGACGCCGTCGGTTCAGGCATGTTCGAGCACCGCGTCGCCGGACGGCACACGCCGTCCGGGTTCGACTCCCCCACCGCCATGGCGCGCTGAGCGGGCCCACCGGCGCCGACCAAGCGGATTCTGCACGTGCGGACGCGAGAACGTGCAGAAACCGCTTGCTCGGCGCGCGCGGTCGCCAGCACCCGAGCACCCCCGGCGCCTGAGCGCCCCCTATCCCCGAGGTGAAACCATGCGCACCACCCGCGGTCTACTGATCGCCGCCACAGCGACCGCCCTCCTTCTCACCGGCTGCAGCAGCGGCGGCACCGCCGACTCCGCGCGCGACATCTCCGAGGTCACCGCGGGCCTGCTCGACGGTGCCGACTCCGCCGAGGAAGTCCAGGGCGGCACCGTCTCCTACGCCCCCTTCTCCGGCGTCAGCACCCTCGACCCGGTCCGCCAGGACGGCGGGTCGACGGGCGGCAGCCAGATGGCCGCGATCTACGACCTGCTGATGCGGTACGACGCGGCCGCCGACGAGTACGTCCCGCAGCTCGCCGCCGGATTGGAACCGAACGGCGACAACACGGTATGGACGCTCGCCCTCCGCGACGGGGCCACGTTCAGCGACGGCACCCCGGCCGACGCCGAGTCCGTCAAGTGGAGCGTGGAGCGGTATCTGACGAAGCGGGGCACGCACGCGCAACTCTGGTCGTCGGCAGTGGAGCGCATCGACGTCGTCGACCCGCTGACCGCCCGCATCACGCTGACGAAGCCCTGGCCGCAGTTCCCCGCACTGCTCGCTGCCGGCCCTGGCATGATCGTCGCCCCGTCGTCCATGGCCACCGGCACGTTCCGCCCCATCGGCGCCGGACCGTTCACCGTCGCGGACTTCCAGCCGGGCACCGCGCTCACACTGGCCGCGCGCGACGACTACTGGGGCGGCACCCCGCCTCTGGACACCCTGCGCTTTCCCGTGATCACCAGCGAGGACGGCCGCCTGGACGCCCTGCGCAACGGCGACATCGACGCCGCCTACATGCGCTCGCCCGACGTGGTGGCGGACGCGCTGACCACCGAGGATGCCGGCTACCTCTACAACGCCAACATGGGCGCGGTGCTGGCGATCAACCAGCGGCCCGGACGCGCCGCCGCCGACCCGCGCGTCCGCCGCGCGATCGTCGCCGCAGTCGACCCCGCCCTGTTCGACCAACGCGCCAACAAAGGCAAGGGCATGCCGGGGAGCGCGATGTTCGAGCAGTGGTCGCGTTGGGGTCCCACGGAGGCGGCCGGCTACGACCCGGACCTCGCCCGGCGCCTCCTCGACGAGGCCAAGGCCGACGGATACGACGGCGTGCTCACCTACGCCGGCCTCAACGCCGCCTACGCGCAGTCGCATGCGCTGGCGATCCAGTCGATGCTGGAGGCCGTCGGATTCACCGTGGAGCTCGACTTCAAGCCCAGCATGGCCGACCTCATCGCCGCCCTGTACGCCAAGCACGATTTCGACATCGGCGAGTCCGGCTTCAACGTCGCGGACGAGGCCCCGTACGTCCGGCTGTTCAGCAACCTGCACAGCGGCTCCAGCTCCAACGTGCTCGGCGTCGCGAGCCCGGAGGCCGACGGGCTCCTCGACGCGCTGCAGACGGCCGACGACGAGCAGGCACGGCAGGCCGCCCTGGACGACCTGCAGTCATGGGTGAACACCGAGGCCCCGTTCGCTGCGCTCGGCGCCACCAAGAACTTCGTCGCCTGGCGCGGCATCACCGGCGTGGTCCCCAGCGCCGACGGGATCATGCTGTTCGGCGACGCGGCCAGGACCGAGGGGTGACGGGGATGCCCGAAGCCCCCGCGCTCCTCGCCCCGGGCGGTGCGCTGTCCGCCGACCGTCTGCGCGTGCCGCTCATCGCCGCGCCGATGCTCGGCGTGTCCGGCGTCGACCTGGCGGCCGCCGCGTGCCGGGCCGGGGTGGTGGGCGCGTTCCCCACCGCCAACGCCCGCACCGTCGACGAGCTCGACCACTGGCTGACCACGCTCGACGCCGTCGTCGCGAAGGCCGCCGCGTCGGGGACGCCCGCCGCGCCGTACGCACCGAACCTCATCATCCGGCAGCCGCGGCTCACCGACGACCTCGCCTGCCTCACCCGACACGCCGTCGAGCTCGTCATCACCAGCGTCGGCGCCCCCGGCGCGGTGATCGGCCCGCTGCACGACGCGGGCACCGCCGTGTTCGCCGACGTCGGCACCCTGCGGCACGCCGAACGTGCCGTGGCCCAGGGCGCCGACGGGCTGATCCTGCTCACCGCGGGCGCAGGCGGGCAGACCGGATGGCTGAACCCGTTCGCGTTCGTGCGCGCGGTGCGCGGCTTCTTCGACGGCCCGCTGGTGCTGGCCGGCGGGCTCTCCGACGGACACGCGCTGTGGGCCGCGCGCGCCGCCGGCTACGACCTGGCCTACATGGGCACCCGGTTCATCGCCGCCGAGGAGTCGCTGGCCTCCGACGGGTACCGGCGGATGCTCGTCGACAGCACCGCCGACGACGTCGTCCTCACACGCGCGTTCACCGGGCTGCGCACCAACATGCTCGCCCCGTCGATCCGCGCGAACGGCCTCGACCCGGCGCGGCTCGACGAGCAGATCACCGTGGCGGACTCCGCCCAGGTGTTCGGCAGCGCCGCGCCGCCGGGTCCGCGCAGATACAAGGACATCTGGAGCGCCGGGCACTCGGTATCGGGCGTGGCGGGCGTGGACAGCGCCGCCGAGATCGCGGAGCAGACCCGGCGCGAATACGAGGCTGCCCGCGAGGCCACGAGGAGGGAACTGCGATGAACGAGCAGACGGCCGGCTGTGCGGGGGTGCATCAGCGCGGGCCCACGATGAACAGCGCCGTGTTCGCCGCGCTGCGCCGGTACCCGGACCGCGTCGCGTTCTCGTGGGACGGCGGACACTGCACCTACCGCGAGGCGGCGGACATGATCGGCCGGTTCCAGGCCGTCCTGGCGGCACGGGGGTGCGCCCGCGGCCAGGTGATCGCGCTGCTCGGCGGCAACCGCGCGGAGGTCTGGTGCGCGGGCGCCGCGGCGGGCGGGCTGGGCATGGCGACGACGTGGCTGCACCCGCTGGGCTCGACGGCCGACCGGCTGTTCCAGCTCGACGACTCCGGGGCGTCGGTGCTCCTCGTCGACGAGCGGCGGTTCCCCCACCAGGGCGGCGAGCTGGCCGCGGCGTGCGCCGAGCGCGGTGTGGACGTACTCTCCCTCGGCCCGTCCCCGTTCGCGCCCGACCTGGCCACGCTCGCCGAGCGGCACGGGCCCGCGACCGTCGTCGACCTCGCCCGCCCGTCCGACCTGTCCAACATCGGCTACACCGGCGGCACCACCGGCACGCCCAAGGGCGTCGAGCGCAGCCACGCCGCCAACGCCGCGGTCACCGGCGCGGTGCTGGCCGGGTTCGAGCTGCCGCCCGTGCCGCGGTTCCTGGCGGCGGCGCCGATCAGCCACGTCGGCGGGTCGAAGGTGGTGCCCACGCTGATCCGCGGCGGCACGGTGCACCTGGTCACCGGATTCGACCCGAGCGCGACGCTGCGCGCGATCGGGGAGCACGGGATCAACTGCACACTGCTGGTGCCGTCGATGATCTACGCGCTGCTGGACGCCCCCGAACTCGGCCGCGCCGACCTCTCGCCGCTCGAGCTCGTTCTCTACGGCGCCTCCCCGATCTCGCCCGACCGGCTCGGCGAGGGGCTGGACAGGCTGGGGCCCGTGTTCTCACAGATGTTCGGGCAGACCGAGTGCTACCCGATCTCGCTGCTGCGGCGCGACGAACACCGGGTGGACGAGCCGGGGCTGCTGGCGTCGTGCGGCTTCCCGCTTCCCGGTGTGGCCGTGTCGATCCGCGGCGAAGACGGGTCCGAGGTGCCGGACGGTGAGCCGGGCGAGCTGTGCGTGCGCGGCGGGCCGGTGATGGACCGCTATCACGAGCGCCCCGACCTCACGGACGAGGCGCTGGCCGGCGGCTGGCTGCACACCGGCGACGTCGCACGGCGCGACGAGCGCGGCTATCTCTACATCGTGGACCGTAAGAAGGACATGATCATCTCCGGCGGGTTCAACGTGTATCCGCGGGAGGTGGAGGACGCGCTCGCGGCGCACCCGGCGGTATCGGCTGCCGCGGTGTACGGCGTGCCCGACGCGCGCTGGGGCGAGGCGGTGACGGCGTCGGTGGTCCTGCGCCCGGGGGCGGCAGCGGGCGAGGCCGAGCTGATCGCGCACATCCGGGAACGCAAGGGGCCGGTGCTCACTCCGAAGTCGGTGCGGATACTCGATGCGTTGCCGCTCACCGCCGTGGGCAAGATCGACAAGCGGCGGCTGCGGGGTGACCACCCGGCCTGAGCGAGCCGAGCAAGCGGATTTCGCACATCGGCGCGCGCGAACGTGCAGAAGCCGCTTGCTGGGCAGCGCCGCTATGTCCCCGCAGGCGCCGCCTTCGCCCCGCGCACCAGCCGCCCGGGCAGCGCGCCCGTGTGCTCGCCGTCCTCCAGCACCACTTCGCCGGCGACGATGGTCGCGCGGTACCCGGTAGCCGTCTGCATCAGCCGCCGCCCGCCGGTGGGCAGGTCATAGCGCACGTCGGGATGGTCGGCCTGCAGCGCCTCGAAGTCGATCACGTTGATGTCGGCGCGGTACCCGGGTGCCAGCAGACCCCGGTCGAGAAGACCGACGGCTGTGGCTGTGTCAGTGGTGTGCCGCTTGATCAACCACTCCACGGGGAAGCGCCGCCCGCGTGTGCGGTCGCGCCCCCAGTGCGTGAGCATCGTCGTGGTGAAGCTCGCGTCGCAGATCGCGCCGCAGTGCGCGCCCCCGTCGCCCAGCGCGGGCACGGTCCCCGCGCGGGCGAGCATGTCGCCCACCGCATCCAGGTTTCCGTCGCTGTAGTTGAGCATCGGGAAGTACAGCAGCCCGCCGGCCAGCATGGTCTCGTAGGCGAATTCCGCCGCCGGCACCCCGGCGCGCGCCGCGTGCGCGGCCACCGAATCCTCCGGGCCGGGTTCGTAGTTCGGCGGCGTGCCCAGCAGGTACATGCGCTCGAAATCGGTGGCCAGGCGGTGCTGGAAGGCGTTGTCATCGGAGGGTGCGGCGGCCAGCATCCGCGCGCGCACCTCCGGGGTGCGCAGCCGTTCACGAAGTTCCGGCGTAGCCAGGTCCGCCAGCTCGCGGAACACCGGGTTGGCCGTGAACGGATGCCAGCTCAGCTCCCAGCCCAGCAGCACCCCCACCGCGCGCGGCGCCACCTGTCCGAGTACCGGCAGCCCCGTGCGCTCCGCCACCTGCGCCAGCCCGTCGAGCAGGTC is a window from the Tomitella gaofuii genome containing:
- a CDS encoding ABC transporter substrate-binding protein, yielding MAHPSLTRAGSLLLALVTAATLAGCAGADASDSSAPSVTNGFIGAQPDDGDPTPGGTLSYATLTGITSLDPTDRQDSGSTGGSEMAAIYDLLMRYDPVAKEYEPQLARSLSPNADGSVWTLSLRPDAMFSDGTPVDADAVVWSIRRYLDEKGTQAQVWQESVENMRVVDATTVQFTLKRPWQQFPFMLASGPGMIVAPSSMATGSFTAIGAGPFTVEQFAPQNRLTLTANPRYWGGPPALESVRFPVIQGEQPKLDALRNGDIDVAYLRRSDTIQNALSAGAIGFLNTVDMGAVGMINQRQGRAASDLRVRKAIVAAIDPGLYNERAEAGAGMPGSAMFQSWSTWHSDAPVSGYDPAAAKKYLDEAKADGYDGRLTYFTTNNAQTQKNALAYKSMLEAVGFTVDIQYAPTIADFIRGIYVDHDFDIAHSGMSVQEEAPFVRLYGNFHSDSASNVLGYANSDMDALLERVQSSGDVEDKRAALADVQKLVNQTAPLVTLGAGQVLVTWSEDVHGITPSADGIMLFDDAWVASGAQS
- a CDS encoding phosphotransferase family protein; translated protein: MTRHPVPDGVNTTVTTTRTDLDELAAALQSWLRTAEDDQSITVEDLERSESSGMSSVTVLFTAVRGGDRSAQVLRLAPEPSALPVFPGYDLHRQAAVTGALADAGLVPVPRVRRVEESPEPLGRPFLVMDRADGTAPPDNPPYVFGGPLVDATPAERDRMQRASVALLAGVHATPPPDALLADGPAGTGLARLVDDTVAYYEWTVANGGVRVPILEDGLRRLRDERPAQASPDVLAWGDARIGNILYRDFEPTAALDWEGAALAPPEYDVAWFVFFHRMYQDMAASFGKPGLPGFLRAADVLGQYRADSDRALHDMPYFLMLSAVRMGIIFARIKARSVHFGDTPAPADPDEYVLHHRMLRALLDDRYEWEI
- a CDS encoding ABC transporter substrate-binding protein — translated: MRTTRGLLIAATATALLLTGCSSGGTADSARDISEVTAGLLDGADSAEEVQGGTVSYAPFSGVSTLDPVRQDGGSTGGSQMAAIYDLLMRYDAAADEYVPQLAAGLEPNGDNTVWTLALRDGATFSDGTPADAESVKWSVERYLTKRGTHAQLWSSAVERIDVVDPLTARITLTKPWPQFPALLAAGPGMIVAPSSMATGTFRPIGAGPFTVADFQPGTALTLAARDDYWGGTPPLDTLRFPVITSEDGRLDALRNGDIDAAYMRSPDVVADALTTEDAGYLYNANMGAVLAINQRPGRAAADPRVRRAIVAAVDPALFDQRANKGKGMPGSAMFEQWSRWGPTEAAGYDPDLARRLLDEAKADGYDGVLTYAGLNAAYAQSHALAIQSMLEAVGFTVELDFKPSMADLIAALYAKHDFDIGESGFNVADEAPYVRLFSNLHSGSSSNVLGVASPEADGLLDALQTADDEQARQAALDDLQSWVNTEAPFAALGATKNFVAWRGITGVVPSADGIMLFGDAARTEG
- a CDS encoding NAD(P)H-dependent flavin oxidoreductase, translated to MPEAPALLAPGGALSADRLRVPLIAAPMLGVSGVDLAAAACRAGVVGAFPTANARTVDELDHWLTTLDAVVAKAAASGTPAAPYAPNLIIRQPRLTDDLACLTRHAVELVITSVGAPGAVIGPLHDAGTAVFADVGTLRHAERAVAQGADGLILLTAGAGGQTGWLNPFAFVRAVRGFFDGPLVLAGGLSDGHALWAARAAGYDLAYMGTRFIAAEESLASDGYRRMLVDSTADDVVLTRAFTGLRTNMLAPSIRANGLDPARLDEQITVADSAQVFGSAAPPGPRRYKDIWSAGHSVSGVAGVDSAAEIAEQTRREYEAAREATRRELR
- a CDS encoding AMP-binding protein, translated to MNEQTAGCAGVHQRGPTMNSAVFAALRRYPDRVAFSWDGGHCTYREAADMIGRFQAVLAARGCARGQVIALLGGNRAEVWCAGAAAGGLGMATTWLHPLGSTADRLFQLDDSGASVLLVDERRFPHQGGELAAACAERGVDVLSLGPSPFAPDLATLAERHGPATVVDLARPSDLSNIGYTGGTTGTPKGVERSHAANAAVTGAVLAGFELPPVPRFLAAAPISHVGGSKVVPTLIRGGTVHLVTGFDPSATLRAIGEHGINCTLLVPSMIYALLDAPELGRADLSPLELVLYGASPISPDRLGEGLDRLGPVFSQMFGQTECYPISLLRRDEHRVDEPGLLASCGFPLPGVAVSIRGEDGSEVPDGEPGELCVRGGPVMDRYHERPDLTDEALAGGWLHTGDVARRDERGYLYIVDRKKDMIISGGFNVYPREVEDALAAHPAVSAAAVYGVPDARWGEAVTASVVLRPGAAAGEAELIAHIRERKGPVLTPKSVRILDALPLTAVGKIDKRRLRGDHPA
- a CDS encoding N-acyl-D-amino-acid deacylase family protein codes for the protein MSTVHDLVIRSGTVVDGSGGAPFTADVAIDGGAVTAVSEVADAGHREIDAAGLLVTPGFVDIHTHYDGQVTWDPVLTPSALHGVTTVVMGNCGVGFAPVRAEDRDWLIGLMEGVEDIPGSVLAEGIAWDWESFPEYLDAIDTPHAIDFAAQVPHGAVRTYVMGARGADHTARPTEEETARMRAIIAEAVRAGALGWSTSRTAVHKTSAGEPTPSLTAPHSELVALAGGLRDAGGGVTDLISDFMDEPEEMELVRAIVAESGRPASVSITQADRVPGKWRDLLDGLAQVAERTGLPVLGQVAPRAVGVLLGWELSWHPFTANPVFRELADLATPELRERLRTPEVRARMLAAAPSDDNAFQHRLATDFERMYLLGTPPNYEPGPEDSVAAHAARAGVPAAEFAYETMLAGGLLYFPMLNYSDGNLDAVGDMLARAGTVPALGDGGAHCGAICDASFTTTMLTHWGRDRTRGRRFPVEWLIKRHTTDTATAVGLLDRGLLAPGYRADINVIDFEALQADHPDVRYDLPTGGRRLMQTATGYRATIVAGEVVLEDGEHTGALPGRLVRGAKAAPAGT